One part of the Paenibacillus antri genome encodes these proteins:
- a CDS encoding HAD family hydrolase, whose amino-acid sequence MKKYILFDHDGVLVDTEFWYYKAGERALADIGFTLDKDQYLRDMTQSLGTWSQARAAGIDEQTISKQRDVRNVYYQEYLRTEAIEIEGVVDTLAELSKYVRMAIVTTAKRADFQLIHEERQIIQFMEFVLVREDYERTKPHPEPYLTGLKRFGATKEETLVVEDSNRGLNSAVAAGIDCAIVHNDFTRTHDFSQASYRIKSLIELKDIILNVT is encoded by the coding sequence ATGAAAAAGTACATACTCTTCGACCATGATGGTGTTCTGGTTGATACTGAATTCTGGTATTACAAAGCGGGAGAACGGGCTCTGGCTGACATTGGATTTACCTTGGATAAAGATCAATACCTCCGCGACATGACCCAGTCATTGGGCACTTGGTCCCAAGCAAGGGCGGCAGGTATTGATGAACAGACCATCAGCAAGCAGCGTGATGTCCGCAACGTCTATTATCAGGAATATTTAAGAACAGAAGCCATAGAGATTGAAGGCGTAGTTGATACTCTAGCCGAACTGTCAAAGTACGTACGCATGGCCATCGTGACGACTGCAAAACGTGCGGACTTTCAACTTATTCACGAGGAACGCCAGATTATACAATTCATGGAATTTGTCCTTGTTCGCGAAGACTACGAGCGCACTAAGCCGCACCCGGAACCATACTTGACCGGCCTAAAGCGCTTCGGAGCTACCAAAGAAGAGACCCTGGTTGTAGAGGATTCAAACAGAGGGTTGAACTCAGCCGTGGCGGCTGGTATCGACTGTGCTATTGTCCATAACGACTTCACAAGAACACATGACTTCTCACAGGCCAGCTATCGAATCAAGTCTCTGATTGAACTAAAGGACATTATCCTGAATGTAACCTGA